Proteins from one Streptosporangium becharense genomic window:
- a CDS encoding PIG-L deacetylase family protein, with amino-acid sequence MPSAAHPKHANGVSLIDTVKTAVFFHAHPDDEALLTAGTMAMLAAEGHRVVLVVATSGERGQADIEPGEELGATRLAELYKSAAVLGCARVVNLGYGDSGLAPDGGIAEERPGDAFIDADTEEAARRLAAVLTEEGADLLTIYDPAGGYGHPDHVQVHRVGGRAAEIARTPIVLEATVNRDPLLRALRLVRRFYPKLDIRAFERAYSPGETITHRVPVRRFTRQKRASMAAHASQATGADTRTLGAFLKIPWPLYRLVFGTEWYVRRDAPLGSRLRHPFETPPKG; translated from the coding sequence GTGCCCTCTGCGGCGCATCCGAAGCACGCGAACGGAGTGAGCCTGATCGACACCGTCAAGACAGCAGTGTTCTTCCACGCCCACCCCGACGACGAGGCCCTGCTGACCGCGGGCACCATGGCGATGCTCGCCGCCGAGGGGCACCGGGTGGTGCTCGTCGTGGCGACCTCGGGCGAACGGGGGCAGGCCGACATCGAGCCCGGCGAGGAGCTGGGAGCCACCCGCCTGGCCGAGCTGTACAAGTCGGCGGCGGTCCTCGGCTGTGCCCGGGTGGTGAACCTCGGCTACGGCGACTCCGGGCTGGCGCCCGACGGCGGGATCGCTGAGGAGCGGCCCGGCGACGCCTTCATCGACGCCGACACCGAGGAGGCCGCCCGGCGGCTCGCGGCCGTCCTCACCGAGGAGGGAGCCGACCTGCTGACGATCTACGACCCGGCGGGAGGCTACGGGCATCCCGACCACGTCCAGGTCCACCGGGTCGGCGGCCGGGCGGCGGAGATCGCGCGGACCCCGATAGTGCTGGAGGCCACGGTCAACCGCGACCCGCTGCTGCGGGCGCTGAGACTCGTGCGCAGGTTCTACCCCAAGCTCGACATCCGGGCCTTCGAGCGGGCCTACTCCCCCGGTGAGACGATCACCCACCGGGTCCCCGTACGGCGCTTCACCCGCCAGAAACGGGCGAGCATGGCGGCCCACGCCTCCCAGGCGACCGGCGCCGACACCCGCACGCTCGGGGCGTTCCTCAAGATCCCGTGGCCGCTCTACCGCCTCGTCTTCGGCACCGAGTGGTACGTCCGCCGCGACGCCCCCCTGGGGTCCCGGCTGAGACACCCCTTCGAAACTCCTCCCAAGGGATGA
- a CDS encoding glycosyltransferase family 4 protein, whose translation MRILHVSDCYLPRLGGIEVQVADLIRTQRQAGHQVEVATATPGEPLPGVHRIVAKLPFDLPVHPFGVRHMLRLMTARRPDVVHVHTGAVSPFAWMGVRAAVRAGLPVVVTVHSMWDPVTRAIYRGLRAAYGWQRWGLVGTAVSEAAARPIRAVAGPGVPVHVVSNGLDVSAWRPAADPAWHGADAEGNGADSGGRRSGEEPVHVVAVGRLAPRKQPVRLLRLLKEARARVPGDRPMRATVVGDGPARAQMERYLRANGMTGWVSLPGRYDRDRIRELLVSADVFVAPAPRESFGLAALEARSAGVPVVARAQSGVADFVRQGKEGLLGRSFDDLVASVARLVRDRELRESIAAHNRETEPVRSSWPAVLEGFERCYEEARAIRTRRTPGT comes from the coding sequence GTGAGGATCCTCCACGTCAGTGACTGTTACCTGCCCCGCCTGGGCGGGATCGAGGTTCAGGTCGCCGACCTGATCCGGACGCAGCGCCAGGCGGGTCACCAGGTCGAGGTGGCCACCGCGACCCCCGGGGAACCCCTGCCGGGTGTGCACAGGATCGTCGCGAAGCTCCCGTTCGACCTGCCCGTCCACCCGTTCGGGGTGCGCCACATGCTCCGGCTGATGACGGCCCGCCGTCCCGACGTGGTGCACGTGCACACCGGGGCGGTCTCGCCGTTCGCCTGGATGGGCGTGCGGGCGGCCGTGCGGGCAGGGCTGCCCGTGGTGGTGACCGTGCACAGCATGTGGGACCCGGTCACCCGCGCGATCTACCGGGGGCTCCGGGCGGCGTACGGGTGGCAGCGCTGGGGACTGGTGGGCACGGCGGTGAGCGAGGCCGCCGCCCGGCCGATCCGCGCGGTCGCCGGCCCCGGCGTGCCGGTGCACGTGGTCTCCAACGGGCTCGACGTCTCCGCCTGGCGCCCGGCCGCCGACCCCGCATGGCACGGTGCGGACGCTGAGGGGAACGGCGCCGACTCCGGAGGACGCCGGTCGGGTGAGGAGCCGGTGCACGTGGTCGCGGTGGGGCGGCTGGCGCCGCGCAAGCAACCGGTGCGGCTGCTCAGGCTGCTGAAGGAGGCCCGCGCCAGGGTGCCGGGGGACAGGCCCATGCGGGCCACCGTCGTCGGGGACGGCCCGGCCCGCGCGCAGATGGAGCGCTACCTGCGGGCCAACGGCATGACCGGCTGGGTGTCGCTCCCCGGCCGCTACGACCGCGACCGGATCCGGGAGCTGCTCGTCTCCGCGGACGTCTTCGTCGCACCCGCGCCCCGCGAGTCCTTCGGCCTGGCGGCGCTGGAGGCCAGGTCGGCCGGGGTCCCGGTGGTGGCCCGCGCGCAGAGCGGCGTGGCCGACTTCGTCCGGCAGGGGAAGGAGGGATTGCTCGGCCGGAGCTTCGACGACCTGGTGGCGTCGGTGGCCCGGCTGGTCCGCGACCGCGAGCTGCGCGAGTCGATCGCCGCCCACAACCGTGAGACCGAGCCGGTCCGCAGCTCCTGGCCGGCGGTGCTGGAGGGGTTCGAGCGCTGCTACGAGGAGGCCCGCGCCATCCGGACCCGCCGCACCCCCGGGACCTGA
- a CDS encoding APC family permease: MAEMTVGPGSEQHSLKRVIGRRVLLLFVVGDILGAGIYALVGKVAGNVGGALWLPFLIAFILAALTATSYAELVGKYPRAAGAALYVNKAFSIPFLTFIVAFAVMMSGVTSASAAARAFGGRYLAEFVTLPVVVGAFLFLGLITLVNFAGISESVKVNVVLTIIEAFGLLVIMAIGVYALLSGDGEPSRALEFHPANGAFLGVLGGTALAFYALLGFEDSVNLAEEAKDPQRDFPRALFGGLVVTALIYMAVAFTATMLVDTETLVASSGPLLEVVKVAGFAFPPKLFALIALLAVGNTALINMIMASRLVYGMAREGIVPRLFAAVHPTRATPWVSIVFTVGIAAILVATGEVSTLADTTVLLLLCVFTMVNVAVLVLRRERVEHYHFRAPTWMPVLGAVVCAVLALPVTGRGADIYLRAGGLVALGVVLWFVNRLFLSEGKRTS, encoded by the coding sequence ATGGCTGAGATGACGGTCGGTCCGGGCTCTGAGCAGCACTCGCTCAAGCGGGTCATCGGGCGCCGGGTGCTGCTGCTGTTCGTCGTGGGCGACATCCTGGGAGCGGGGATCTACGCCCTGGTGGGGAAGGTCGCGGGAAACGTCGGCGGAGCGCTGTGGCTGCCCTTCCTCATCGCCTTCATACTGGCCGCGCTGACGGCGACCTCGTATGCCGAACTTGTCGGTAAATATCCCCGTGCGGCAGGTGCTGCGCTGTATGTGAATAAAGCGTTCAGCATCCCCTTCCTCACGTTCATTGTGGCCTTCGCGGTCATGATGAGCGGCGTCACCTCGGCGAGCGCCGCCGCGCGAGCCTTCGGCGGGCGTTATCTCGCGGAGTTCGTCACGCTGCCGGTCGTCGTCGGGGCGTTCCTCTTCCTCGGCCTGATCACGCTGGTGAACTTCGCCGGGATCTCCGAGTCCGTCAAGGTCAACGTGGTACTGACGATCATCGAGGCGTTCGGCCTGCTGGTCATCATGGCGATCGGGGTCTACGCGCTGCTGTCCGGCGATGGCGAGCCCTCACGGGCGCTGGAGTTCCACCCCGCCAACGGCGCCTTCCTCGGGGTCCTGGGCGGCACGGCCCTGGCCTTCTACGCCCTGCTCGGTTTCGAGGACTCGGTCAACCTCGCCGAGGAGGCCAAGGACCCGCAGCGCGACTTCCCCCGCGCGCTCTTCGGCGGGCTGGTCGTCACGGCCCTCATCTACATGGCGGTCGCCTTCACCGCGACCATGCTGGTCGACACCGAGACCCTGGTCGCCTCCTCCGGCCCGCTGCTGGAGGTCGTCAAGGTCGCCGGATTCGCTTTCCCGCCCAAGCTGTTCGCGCTCATCGCGCTGCTCGCGGTGGGCAACACCGCGCTGATCAACATGATCATGGCGTCACGCCTGGTCTACGGCATGGCACGAGAGGGCATCGTGCCGCGGCTCTTCGCGGCGGTTCACCCGACGCGGGCCACCCCGTGGGTGTCGATCGTCTTCACCGTGGGCATCGCGGCGATACTGGTGGCCACCGGAGAGGTGAGCACCCTGGCCGACACCACGGTGCTCCTGCTGTTGTGCGTGTTCACGATGGTCAACGTGGCCGTGCTGGTGCTCCGCAGGGAACGGGTGGAGCACTACCACTTCAGGGCTCCCACCTGGATGCCGGTGCTCGGCGCGGTGGTCTGCGCCGTGCTGGCGCTGCCGGTCACGGGACGCGGCGCCGACATCTACCTTCGCGCCGGTGGGCTGGTCGCGCTCGGCGTGGTCCTGTGGTTCGTGAACCGGCTGTTCCTGTCAGAAGGGAAGCGCACGTCCTGA